In Streptomyces canus, one DNA window encodes the following:
- the glmS gene encoding glutamine--fructose-6-phosphate transaminase (isomerizing): protein MCGIVGYIGKRDVAPLLLEGLQRLEYRGYDSAGIVVTSPKTAGLKMVKAKGRVRDLEAKVPARFKGTTGIAHTRWATHGAPSDVNAHPHLDAEGKVAVVHNGIIDNASDLRRKLEADGVEFLSETDTEVLVHLIARSQAEKLEDKVRDTLRVIEGTYGIAVMHADFSDRIVVARNGSPVVLGIGEKEMFVASDIAALVAHTRQIVTLDDGEMATLKADDFRTYTTEGTRTTAEPTTVEWEAASYDMGGHDTYMHKEIHEQADAVDRVLRGRIDDRFSTVHLGGLNLDAREARQIRRVKILGCGTSYHAGMIGAQMIEELARIPADAEPASEFRYRNAVVDPDTLYIAVSQSGETYDVLAAVQELKRKGARVLGVVNVVGSAIAREADGGIYVHAGPEVCVVSTKCFTNTTVAFALLALHLGRTRDLSVRDGKRIIEGLRKLPAQITEMLEQEEHIRKLAEQYAEARSMLFIGRVRGYPVAREASLKLKEVSYIHAEAYPASELKHGPLALIEPALPTVAIVPDDDLLEKNRAALEEIKARSGRILAVAHQHQEKADETIVVPKNEDELDPILMGIPLQLLAYHTALALGRDIDKPRNLAKSVTVE from the coding sequence ATGTGCGGAATCGTCGGTTACATCGGGAAGCGTGATGTCGCTCCGCTGCTCCTGGAGGGTCTGCAGCGCCTGGAGTACCGCGGCTACGACTCGGCCGGCATAGTCGTCACCTCGCCGAAGACGGCCGGCCTGAAGATGGTCAAGGCCAAGGGCCGGGTGCGCGACCTGGAGGCGAAGGTCCCGGCCCGCTTCAAGGGCACGACCGGCATCGCCCACACCCGCTGGGCCACCCACGGCGCCCCGTCCGACGTGAACGCCCACCCGCACCTGGACGCCGAGGGCAAGGTCGCCGTCGTCCACAACGGCATCATCGACAACGCCTCCGACCTGCGCCGCAAGCTGGAGGCGGACGGTGTCGAGTTCCTCTCCGAGACCGACACCGAGGTCCTCGTCCACCTCATCGCGCGCTCCCAGGCGGAGAAGCTGGAGGACAAGGTCCGCGACACCCTGCGGGTGATCGAGGGCACCTACGGCATCGCCGTGATGCACGCCGACTTCAGCGACCGCATCGTGGTGGCCCGCAACGGCTCCCCGGTCGTCCTCGGCATCGGCGAGAAGGAGATGTTCGTCGCCTCGGACATCGCCGCACTGGTCGCCCACACGCGGCAGATAGTGACGCTGGACGACGGCGAGATGGCCACCCTCAAGGCCGACGACTTCCGCACCTACACGACGGAGGGCACCCGCACGACGGCCGAGCCCACCACCGTCGAGTGGGAGGCCGCCTCCTACGACATGGGCGGCCACGACACCTACATGCACAAGGAGATCCACGAGCAGGCCGACGCCGTGGACCGCGTCCTGCGCGGCCGCATCGACGACCGCTTCTCCACCGTGCACCTGGGCGGCCTCAACCTGGACGCCCGCGAGGCCCGTCAGATCCGCCGCGTGAAGATCCTCGGCTGCGGCACCTCGTACCACGCGGGCATGATCGGCGCCCAGATGATCGAGGAGCTGGCCCGCATCCCCGCGGACGCGGAGCCCGCCTCGGAGTTCCGTTACCGCAACGCGGTCGTGGACCCGGACACCCTCTACATCGCGGTCTCGCAGTCCGGTGAGACCTACGACGTCCTCGCGGCCGTCCAGGAGCTCAAGCGCAAGGGCGCGCGCGTCCTGGGCGTGGTGAACGTGGTCGGTTCGGCGATCGCCCGGGAGGCGGACGGCGGCATCTACGTGCACGCGGGCCCGGAGGTCTGCGTGGTCTCCACGAAGTGCTTCACCAACACGACCGTGGCCTTCGCCCTGCTCGCCCTCCACCTGGGCCGCACCCGTGACCTCTCGGTCCGCGACGGCAAGCGGATCATCGAGGGCCTGCGCAAGCTCCCCGCGCAGATCACCGAGATGCTGGAGCAGGAGGAGCACATCAGGAAGCTGGCCGAGCAGTACGCCGAGGCCCGCTCGATGCTCTTCATCGGCCGGGTGCGGGGCTATCCGGTGGCCCGCGAGGCCTCCCTGAAGCTCAAGGAGGTCTCCTACATCCACGCCGAGGCCTACCCCGCCTCCGAGCTCAAGCACGGCCCCCTGGCCCTGATCGAGCCGGCCCTCCCGACGGTGGCGATCGTCCCCGACGACGACCTCCTGGAGAAGAACCGCGCGGCCCTGGAGGAGATCAAGGCCCGCAGCGGCAGGATCCTGGCGGTCGCCCACCAGCACCAGGAGAAGGCCGACGAGACGATCGTGGTCCCGAAGAACGAGGACGAACTGGACCCCATCCTGATGGGCATCCCCCTCCAACTCCTCGCCTACCACACGGCCTTGGCGCTGGGCCGGGACATCGACAAGCCCAGGAACCTCGCCAAGTCGGTAACGGTGGAGTAG
- a CDS encoding purple acid phosphatase family protein, which translates to MGVPDQLAERMSMAEQHEYLRARFSRRNMIRGGAVTLGAVAGGAFVPGAVAQAATPTRTFASAESVDGALVAPFGRHLAYGNDARTEMTVSWQVPVAVKKPFIRIGARPWDLSRKIEAEVRTLYTPAGVGASGDHTQYYVHAKLSRLRPGQTYYYGVGHQGFDPAEPHLTGTLGTFTTAPAHKKPFTFTAFGDQGVSYHGLANDSLLLGQNPAFHLHAGDIAYADPAGQGKSTDTGFDSRTWDQFLAQTESVAKSVPWMVSYGNHDMEAWYSPNGYGGEEARFTLPDNGPDKAHLPGVYSFVYGNTAIISLDPNDVSFEIPANLGISGGTQTTWFEGQLKKYRAAKDIDFIIVFFHHCAYCTSTAHASEGGVRQEWVPLFEKYTVDLVINGHNHQYERTDVIKGDKVAKKLPIGETAYSETEGVVYVTAGAAGRSLYAFSAPDSYEGHLNEQDSVASFINTKDGKVNETVAWSRVRYLNYSFLRVDVEPASKGHYAKLKVSGIAETGDRIDHFTVARKAK; encoded by the coding sequence ATGGGCGTACCCGACCAGCTCGCCGAGCGCATGAGCATGGCCGAGCAGCACGAGTACCTGCGCGCCAGATTCTCCCGGCGCAACATGATCAGGGGCGGTGCCGTCACGCTGGGCGCCGTCGCGGGTGGCGCGTTCGTGCCGGGCGCCGTCGCCCAGGCCGCCACGCCGACCCGGACCTTCGCCAGTGCCGAGAGCGTCGACGGCGCACTCGTCGCCCCCTTCGGCCGTCACCTCGCCTACGGCAACGACGCGCGCACCGAGATGACCGTCTCGTGGCAGGTGCCGGTCGCGGTCAAGAAGCCGTTCATCCGGATCGGCGCCCGCCCCTGGGACCTCTCCCGCAAGATCGAGGCCGAGGTGCGCACCCTGTACACCCCGGCCGGCGTCGGCGCCAGCGGCGACCACACGCAGTACTACGTGCACGCCAAGCTGAGCCGGCTGCGCCCCGGCCAGACCTACTACTACGGTGTCGGCCACCAGGGCTTCGACCCGGCCGAGCCGCACCTGACCGGTACCCTGGGCACCTTCACCACCGCGCCCGCCCACAAGAAGCCGTTCACCTTCACGGCCTTCGGCGACCAGGGCGTCAGCTACCACGGCCTGGCCAACGACAGCCTGCTCCTCGGCCAGAACCCGGCCTTCCATCTGCACGCCGGCGACATCGCCTACGCCGACCCGGCCGGCCAGGGCAAGTCCACCGACACCGGCTTCGACTCGCGCACCTGGGACCAGTTCCTCGCCCAGACGGAGTCGGTCGCCAAGTCCGTGCCGTGGATGGTGAGTTACGGCAACCACGACATGGAGGCCTGGTACTCGCCGAACGGCTACGGCGGCGAGGAGGCCCGCTTCACGCTCCCCGACAACGGGCCGGACAAGGCGCACCTGCCGGGCGTGTACTCCTTCGTCTACGGCAACACGGCGATCATCTCGCTGGACCCGAACGACGTCTCCTTCGAGATCCCGGCCAACCTCGGCATCTCCGGCGGCACCCAGACCACGTGGTTCGAGGGGCAGCTGAAGAAGTACCGGGCCGCGAAGGACATCGACTTCATCATTGTGTTCTTCCACCACTGCGCGTACTGCACCTCCACCGCGCACGCCTCGGAGGGGGGCGTGCGCCAGGAGTGGGTGCCGCTGTTCGAGAAGTACACGGTGGACCTGGTCATCAACGGCCACAACCACCAGTACGAGCGCACCGACGTCATCAAGGGCGACAAGGTCGCCAAGAAGCTCCCGATCGGCGAGACGGCCTACTCCGAGACCGAGGGTGTCGTCTACGTGACGGCGGGCGCGGCGGGCCGCAGCCTGTACGCGTTCAGCGCGCCGGACTCGTACGAGGGCCACCTCAACGAGCAGGACTCGGTCGCCTCCTTCATCAACACCAAGGACGGCAAGGTCAACGAGACCGTCGCCTGGTCCCGGGTGCGCTACCTCAACTACTCCTTCCTGCGCGTGGACGTGGAACCCGCCTCCAAGGGCCACTACGCCAAGCTGAAGGTGTCGGGCATCGCCGAGACCGGCGACCGCATCGACCACTTCACGGTGGCGCGCAAGGCCAAGTAA
- a CDS encoding DUF4429 domain-containing protein, producing MAEILQKDGTWVFDGDALRLTPGRDKNVGLLRRELGELVVPLGALAGISFEQGKKTGRLRLRLRDGADPLLHATGGRLTEPHDPYQLTVESDRYGVAEYFVDEVRGALLLDQVPTDPVDGYLLAGPAVPLAVSAGDGTAAFDGEHIRLEWNWKTEDAKASAGPRTLALTDVVAVEWQPAAGLENGHLRFTVRHAPTKAPPKYDPNAVELWGFKKDPLMALVAAAVQARLPHPARAAAIDVRTTRDVRPETPSSPVGSAEDGHDALLRRLRELGELHRTGVLTDEEFTMAKQAILKRM from the coding sequence ATGGCGGAAATCCTCCAGAAGGACGGCACATGGGTCTTCGACGGCGACGCTCTGCGGCTGACTCCGGGAAGAGACAAGAACGTCGGGCTGCTGCGCAGAGAACTGGGTGAACTCGTCGTCCCGCTCGGCGCGTTGGCGGGCATCTCCTTCGAACAGGGAAAGAAGACAGGCCGGTTGAGGCTGCGGCTGCGCGACGGCGCCGATCCCCTGCTGCACGCGACCGGCGGCCGGCTGACCGAGCCGCATGACCCCTACCAGCTGACCGTGGAGTCGGACCGCTACGGCGTGGCCGAGTACTTCGTGGACGAGGTCCGGGGCGCGCTGCTCCTGGACCAGGTCCCCACCGACCCCGTGGACGGGTATCTGCTCGCGGGCCCGGCCGTCCCCCTCGCCGTGTCCGCGGGTGACGGCACCGCCGCCTTCGACGGCGAGCACATCCGGCTGGAGTGGAACTGGAAGACGGAGGACGCCAAGGCCTCCGCGGGGCCCCGCACTCTTGCCCTGACCGACGTCGTCGCCGTGGAGTGGCAGCCCGCGGCCGGCCTGGAGAACGGCCACCTGCGCTTCACCGTGCGGCACGCTCCGACGAAGGCCCCGCCGAAGTACGACCCGAACGCGGTGGAGCTGTGGGGCTTCAAGAAGGACCCGCTGATGGCGTTGGTCGCGGCGGCGGTCCAGGCCAGGCTTCCGCACCCGGCCCGGGCCGCCGCCATCGACGTACGCACCACACGGGACGTACGACCGGAAACGCCTTCTTCTCCGGTCGGCTCCGCCGAGGACGGTCACGATGCCCTCCTGCGCCGGCTGCGCGAGCTCGGTGAGCTGCACCGCACGGGTGTCCTGACGGACGAGGAGTTCACGATGGCCAAGCAGGCGATCCTCAAACGGATGTGA
- a CDS encoding RICIN domain-containing protein — MTSEHTPQQVLHDPAIGLPAEDVAAVHAYAGAFCGRPATAAELAGEVLTGQQGPAARPALLADVRRTAFGWLRDSRSRLLRRDFREWAQRAGETFGTTDTLRLVEHDAPLLRAFGELADQSRAALWLCLAEGEPAFAARVLNTSQEFAESMAESARSRLADTFLRLRAEHTADARCVHYGGMLGAIARGTHRETPADLEQHLETCEFCAHDITLLRTLTSGGTQELRPLLVDRLLVWGGPAYRAVRPAAPDAAAKLLTSDTPSATGAPNAPSAPLALGAPPPAPPTPTEPRSADPGPRRPVLAIAIAVVVTAAATAVALHLLSGVGQSERSAGSYGPPPAGPPRSPAASPSVSVSQGVGTVLATVALTSAAGPGTCVGAAAGEALDSIPAPGACDGGTTQQWRVVDIGDGAFALQHVASTFCLDIAGDRAVGDPMQLRPCAYAQGDAAPYPEDQAFLLKAHQDKTFTLVCQDKPAIAVGITNGEIRMLPAGTSGAATRFALDDDLDKALGN; from the coding sequence ATGACGTCCGAGCACACGCCGCAGCAGGTCCTGCACGACCCGGCGATTGGGTTACCGGCGGAGGACGTCGCGGCCGTCCACGCCTACGCGGGCGCGTTCTGCGGCAGGCCCGCCACGGCGGCGGAGCTCGCCGGGGAGGTGCTGACGGGACAGCAAGGGCCCGCCGCGCGTCCGGCGCTCCTGGCGGACGTACGGCGCACGGCCTTCGGGTGGCTGCGGGACAGCCGCTCAAGACTGCTTCGCCGCGACTTCCGGGAGTGGGCCCAGCGTGCGGGCGAGACCTTCGGTACGACGGACACGCTGCGGCTCGTGGAGCACGACGCGCCGCTGCTGCGGGCGTTCGGGGAGCTGGCCGACCAGTCACGGGCCGCGCTGTGGCTGTGCCTGGCGGAGGGTGAACCGGCGTTCGCCGCGCGGGTGCTGAACACCTCGCAGGAATTCGCCGAGTCGATGGCGGAGTCGGCCCGCTCCCGTCTCGCCGACACCTTCCTGCGGCTGCGTGCCGAGCACACGGCCGACGCCCGCTGCGTCCACTACGGCGGCATGCTCGGCGCGATCGCCCGCGGCACGCATCGCGAGACCCCCGCGGATCTCGAACAGCACCTGGAGACCTGCGAGTTCTGCGCCCACGACATCACGTTGCTGCGCACGCTCACCTCGGGGGGTACGCAGGAGCTACGGCCCCTGCTCGTCGACCGGCTCCTGGTGTGGGGCGGCCCGGCCTACCGCGCGGTGCGGCCCGCGGCCCCGGACGCCGCCGCGAAGCTCCTCACCTCCGACACGCCGAGCGCCACCGGCGCACCGAACGCACCCTCAGCCCCCCTCGCCCTCGGCGCCCCTCCCCCGGCACCCCCCACCCCGACCGAACCCCGCTCCGCCGACCCCGGCCCCCGCCGACCGGTGCTCGCCATCGCCATCGCCGTCGTGGTGACCGCCGCCGCCACCGCCGTAGCGCTGCATCTGCTGTCCGGGGTCGGGCAGAGCGAGCGGAGCGCCGGTTCCTACGGTCCGCCGCCCGCGGGGCCCCCGCGGTCCCCCGCGGCCTCGCCCTCGGTCTCGGTCTCGCAGGGAGTGGGGACCGTGCTCGCGACCGTCGCGCTGACGAGCGCGGCCGGGCCCGGGACCTGTGTCGGAGCGGCCGCCGGTGAGGCCCTGGACAGCATCCCCGCGCCGGGCGCCTGCGACGGAGGCACGACACAGCAGTGGCGGGTCGTCGACATCGGGGACGGGGCCTTCGCTCTGCAGCATGTGGCGTCGACGTTCTGTCTGGACATCGCGGGCGACCGGGCGGTGGGCGACCCCATGCAACTGCGGCCGTGCGCCTACGCGCAGGGAGACGCGGCCCCCTACCCCGAGGACCAGGCCTTCCTCCTCAAGGCCCACCAGGACAAGACCTTCACCCTGGTCTGCCAGGACAAGCCCGCCATCGCCGTGGGGATCACGAACGGCGAGATCCGCATGCTGCCGGCCGGGACCTCCGGCGCGGCGACCCGCTTCGCCCTCGACGACGACCTGGACAAGGCGCTGGGCAACTGA